A stretch of Planococcus citri chromosome 5, ihPlaCitr1.1, whole genome shotgun sequence DNA encodes these proteins:
- the LOC135847060 gene encoding cytochrome P450 4c21-like, with the protein MMITYGSTVIIVILLVFFYKIKNNRAYQLLKQFPSYPLYRLVGSAHILQCWKDGLLVTLEKLLSPHDRLLFWLGPMPILILKKYDDIMTVLNQNHDRYTLNLLEEWIGVGILNAKYEEWKKSRKMLSPAFNSEMLTKYADVFHRQASILVDELKIPAERGEIVDVWDYVMNTNLNTVLANTLGVSIQKTGTKNAKTYCDAIHKAFENLTTRVISPWLHPHFIFTVYLKLTGKMNTVKILNDLPSEAIEKKFNSLRNTSTTRESSYDEDVCSASIVDLLIEKSARETSFTKTRIRDEALQIIVTGSETTALNVCFTLLALAIHQDIQQKVYEEIMQVMPQNNTLATDDCINGLKYLEQCVKETSRIYSQSVMVVRRTHKDCILKDNKIIPKNTFIIAAIHLAHFDPRLYENPSIWDPEHFSDEAIALRPKGSELIFGYGSRICIGAKYSIISSKMQLAHILRNYHISTNIKEITKENLNADLCLRSKIGFPIKFTSR; encoded by the exons atgatgatAACGTATGGAAGTACAGTGATCATCGTGATTctactggtatttttttataaaatcaaaaacaatagGGCATATCAACTCTTAAAACAGTTTCCTTCGTATCCTTTATACCGATTGGTTGGCAGTGCACATATATTACAATGCTGGAAAGATG GCTTACTGGTGACCTTGGAAAAATTACTATCGCCGCATGATCGATTGTTATTCTGGTTAGGTCCTATGCCTATtctgattttgaagaaatatgaCGATATTATG ACGGTATTGAATCAAAACCACGATCGGTACACTTTGAATCTCCTAGAAGAATGGATCGGAGTAGGCATATTAAATGCTAAAT ACGAAGAgtggaaaaaatcgagaaaaatgctATCGCCAGCTTTCAATTCGGAGATGCTTACAAAATATGCGGATGTTTTCCATAGGCAAGCCTCTATCTTGGTTGACGAACTGAAAATACCAGCGGAACGAGGGGAAATTGTCGATGTTTGGGATTATGTCATGAACACGAACCTCAATACTGTCTTAG CAAACACTTTGGGTGTTTCGATACAAAAAACAGGAACAAAAAATGCGAAAACTTACTGCGATGCGATACATAA agcatttgaaaatttaaccacTCGAGTAATATCGCCTTGGTTACATCCACATTTCATTTTCACGGTATATTTGAAATTAACTGGGAAGATGAACACGGTCAAGATCTTGAATGATTTACCATCAGAA GCGATAGAGAAGAAATTCAACAgtcttcgaaatacgagtaccaCGCGAGAGTCATCGTACGATGAAG ACGTTTGTTCCGCCTCAATTGTGGATTTACTGATCGAGAAAAGCGCCAGAGAAACCAGTTTCACTAAAACACGTATACGAGATGAAGCACTGCAAATAATCGTCACG gGATCTGAAACGACCGCTCTGAACGTATGTTTTACACTACTCGCGTTAGCCATACACCAAGATATACAG CAAAAAGTATACGAAGAAATAATGCAAGTAATGCCGCAAAACAACACCTTAGCGACAGATGATTGCATCAATGGTCTAAAATATCTGGAACAATGCGTCAAAGAGACATCCAGAATATACAGTCAATCGGTAATGGTTGTTCGACGTACCCACAAAGACTGCATTTTAAAAG ACAATAAAATCATACCGAAGAATACATTTATCATAGCGGCTATTCATTTAGCTCATTTCGATCCTCGACTGTACGAAAACCCATCAATATGGGATCCCGAACATTTCAGCGATGAAGCTATTGCTCTACGTCCAAAAGGAAGTGAACTAATTTTTGGATACGGTTCGAGAATATGTATAG GAGCAAAATACTCGATCATATCATCCAAAATGCAACTCGCACATATCCTTCGAAATTATCACATTTCGACCAATATAAAAGAAATCACGAAGGAAAATTTGAACGCTGATTTGTGTCTGCGAAGTAAAATCGGATTTCCCATCAAATTCACAAGCAGATAA